Proteins encoded together in one Ciona intestinalis chromosome 1, KH, whole genome shotgun sequence window:
- the leprecan gene encoding leprecan protein isoform X5, whose protein sequence is MACPDEAARVNANSFINNFVPKVYHYLQFAYYHVGKHWQAAQAAKSYLLFFPENVLIKNNLNHFENSTDAKPKEDVSLFHRRLKVQSKILRHIYQNFGIRNFSESLLNPYMEEDDGDSEENNNESSENVVDSTENNADLAENEDSIVGEMGDISKNTEDTEDNGDSAENIELKENSDKSTKNVAATLKQVEPPKESKTQAKVEYNSMKDKTKDMIEAKDAYNARMEVIRKKREAESDVDISHMLSDIGHEVIDSNSIISIIDSTSLPQPPTPEGPLLHNKVVMLSNSTQMAGPLRFAVDGFASEQQCQDLIDLELSGGVLGDGYMGRVSPHSEHELFQGMTVYLAAKLAEKGKVPPQTAALYYKLSEEARLQVKMYFKLTQELYFDYTHLVCRTTVKGKPVERTDLSHPVHSDNCLLKENGSCLKERPAYTWRDYSAILYLNDEFEGGEFIMTDATARRVKVQVRPKCGRLVSFSAGKECLHGVKPVTKGRRCAMALWFTMDPTHNEESRQKAEKILKRLLKDEL, encoded by the exons ATGGCATGCCCTGATGAAGCAGCTAGAGTAAACGCTAATTCATTCATCAACAATTTTGTGCCAAAGGTTTATCATTACCTGCAGTTTGCTTACTACCATG TTGGTAAACATTGGCAAGCAGCACAAGCAGCAAAAAGTTATCTCTTATTCTTCCCAGAAAATGTGTTgatcaaaaataatttaaaccattttgaAAATTCAACCGATGCTAAACCAAAAGAG GACGTTTCACTTTTCCATCGTCGCTTAAAAGTTCAGTCGAAAATACTTCGTCACATTTACCAAAACTTTGGAATTCGTAATTTTTCCGAAAGTCTTTTAAATCCATATATGGAAGAAGATGATGGTGACTCagaagaaaataataatgaatCATCGGAAAATGTTGTTGACTCAACAGAAAATAATGCTGATTTGGCAGAAAATGAAGATAGCATAGTTGGGGAAATGGGTGACATTTCAAAAAATACAGAAGACACTGAGGACAATGGTGATTCAGCAGAAAATATTGAGTTGAAAGAAAATTCTGATAAATCAACCAAAAATGTTGCTGctacattaaaacaagtagAACCACCTAAGGAAAGTAAAA CCCAAGCAAAGGTGGAATATAATTCCATGAAAGATAAAACCAAAGACATGATTGAAGCCAAGGATGCTTACAATGCTAGGATGGAAGTTATAAGGAAGAAAAGAGAGGCGGAG AGCGATGTAGATATCAGTCACATGTTGTCCGACATCGGGCATGAGGTCATAGACTCCAACTCCATCATATCCATAATAGACAGCACATCATTACCCCAACCCCCCACTCCAGAAGGACCCCTGCTTCATAATAAAGTTGTGATGCTAAGCAACTCAACACAGATGGCTGGCCCATTAAGGTTTGCTGTTGATGGGTTTGCATCAGAACAACAATGCCAAGATCTTATTGATCTTGAACTG AGTGGTGGTGTGCTGGGTGATGGATACATGGGAAGGGTATCACCTCATAGTGAACATGAATTGTTTCAAGGGATGACTGTGTACCTTGCTGCTAAG TTAGCGGAGAAAGGCAAAGTTCCTCCCCAAACTGCAGCTCTGTATTATAAGCTTAGTGAAGAAGCTAGACTACAAGTGAAGATGTATTTCAAACTAACACAAGAACTCTACTTTGATTATACACACCTTGTGTGCAGGACAACTGTTAAAGGAAAGCCTG TTGAAAGAACCGACCTCAGTCATCCCGTTCATAGCGACAATTGTTTATTGAAAGAGAACGGCTCATGTTTAAAGGAGAGGCCAGCTTATACATGGAGAGATTACAGCGCCATATTGTATCTTAATGATGAGTTTGAAGGTGGTGAATTTATAATGACAGATGCAACAGCAAGAAGAGTTAAG GTACAAGTTCGGCCTAAGTGTGGTCGTCTTGTTAGTTTCTCTGCTGGTAAAGAATGTCTTCATGGAGTCAAACCTGTTACTAAAGGACGTCGTTGTGCGATGGCTCTCTGGTTCACCATGGACCCCACACATAATGAAGAg tCGCGACAAAAAGCGGAAAAGATTTTGAAACGTCTTCTAAAAGATGAGTTATGA
- the leprecan gene encoding leprecan protein isoform X2 translates to MACPDEAARVNANSFINNFVPKVYHYLQFAYYHVGKHWQAAQAAKSYLLFFPENVLIKNNLNHFENSTDAKPKEDVSLFHRRLKVQSKILRHIYQNFGIRNFSESLLNPYMEEDDGDSEENNNESSENVVDSTENNADLAENEDSIVGEMGDISKNTEDTEDNGDSAENIELKENSDKSTKNVAATLKQVEPPKESKTQAKVEYNSMKDKTKDMIEAKDAYNARMEVIRKKREAESDVDISHMLSDIGHEVIDSNSIISIIDSTSLPQPPTPEGPLLHNKVVMLSNSTQMAGPLRFAVDGFASEQQCQDLIDLELSGGVLGDGYMGRVSPHSEHELFQGMTVYLAAKLAEKGKVPPQTAALYYKLSEEARLQVKMYFKLTQELYFDYTHLVCRTTVKGKPVERTDLSHPVHSDNCLLKENGSCLKERPAYTWRDYSAILYLNDEFEGGEFIMTDATARRVKVQVRPKCGRLVSFSAGKECLHGVKPVTKGRRCAMALWFTMDPTHNEEDFVISVKEMASRLLVVHLISILCCLCVFGTVQSQGKGRDTARLDKDEVSISDGPGGSCKVIVSSRCCTVDRVVRQVLRVKCECTTGYAAGTTRSQPSCVPGPHPCICLALLGEGPKRQPSFTAL, encoded by the exons ATGGCATGCCCTGATGAAGCAGCTAGAGTAAACGCTAATTCATTCATCAACAATTTTGTGCCAAAGGTTTATCATTACCTGCAGTTTGCTTACTACCATG TTGGTAAACATTGGCAAGCAGCACAAGCAGCAAAAAGTTATCTCTTATTCTTCCCAGAAAATGTGTTgatcaaaaataatttaaaccattttgaAAATTCAACCGATGCTAAACCAAAAGAG GACGTTTCACTTTTCCATCGTCGCTTAAAAGTTCAGTCGAAAATACTTCGTCACATTTACCAAAACTTTGGAATTCGTAATTTTTCCGAAAGTCTTTTAAATCCATATATGGAAGAAGATGATGGTGACTCagaagaaaataataatgaatCATCGGAAAATGTTGTTGACTCAACAGAAAATAATGCTGATTTGGCAGAAAATGAAGATAGCATAGTTGGGGAAATGGGTGACATTTCAAAAAATACAGAAGACACTGAGGACAATGGTGATTCAGCAGAAAATATTGAGTTGAAAGAAAATTCTGATAAATCAACCAAAAATGTTGCTGctacattaaaacaagtagAACCACCTAAGGAAAGTAAAA CCCAAGCAAAGGTGGAATATAATTCCATGAAAGATAAAACCAAAGACATGATTGAAGCCAAGGATGCTTACAATGCTAGGATGGAAGTTATAAGGAAGAAAAGAGAGGCGGAG AGCGATGTAGATATCAGTCACATGTTGTCCGACATCGGGCATGAGGTCATAGACTCCAACTCCATCATATCCATAATAGACAGCACATCATTACCCCAACCCCCCACTCCAGAAGGACCCCTGCTTCATAATAAAGTTGTGATGCTAAGCAACTCAACACAGATGGCTGGCCCATTAAGGTTTGCTGTTGATGGGTTTGCATCAGAACAACAATGCCAAGATCTTATTGATCTTGAACTG AGTGGTGGTGTGCTGGGTGATGGATACATGGGAAGGGTATCACCTCATAGTGAACATGAATTGTTTCAAGGGATGACTGTGTACCTTGCTGCTAAG TTAGCGGAGAAAGGCAAAGTTCCTCCCCAAACTGCAGCTCTGTATTATAAGCTTAGTGAAGAAGCTAGACTACAAGTGAAGATGTATTTCAAACTAACACAAGAACTCTACTTTGATTATACACACCTTGTGTGCAGGACAACTGTTAAAGGAAAGCCTG TTGAAAGAACCGACCTCAGTCATCCCGTTCATAGCGACAATTGTTTATTGAAAGAGAACGGCTCATGTTTAAAGGAGAGGCCAGCTTATACATGGAGAGATTACAGCGCCATATTGTATCTTAATGATGAGTTTGAAGGTGGTGAATTTATAATGACAGATGCAACAGCAAGAAGAGTTAAG GTACAAGTTCGGCCTAAGTGTGGTCGTCTTGTTAGTTTCTCTGCTGGTAAAGAATGTCTTCATGGAGTCAAACCTGTTACTAAAGGACGTCGTTGTGCGATGGCTCTCTGGTTCACCATGGACCCCACACATAATGAAGAg GATTTTGTAATTTCTGTCAAAGAAATGGCGAGTCGATTGCTGGTCGTTCATCTGATATCAATATTATGTTGCTTGTGTGTGTTTGGAACGGTGCAGTCACAAGGCAAAGGGAGAGACACAGCGCGTCTAG ATAAAGACGAGGTGTCAATATCTGATGGCCCGGGAGGGAGTTGTAAAGTTATTGTGAGCAGCAGATGTTGTACAGTAGATAGAGTAGTGCGACAAGTCCTCCGCGTTAAATGTGAATGTACCACCGGATATGCAGCGGGAACAACTCGATCTCAACCATCGTGCGTGCCAG GGCCTCATCCGTGCATTTGTTTAGCTTTATTAGGAGAAGGTCCAAAACGGCAGCCATCTTTTACCgctttataa
- the leprecan gene encoding leprecan protein isoform X4, producing MACPDEAARVNANSFINNFVPKVYHYLQFAYYHVGKHWQAAQAAKSYLLFFPENVLIKNNLNHFENSTDAKPKEDVSLFHRRLKVQSKILRHIYQNFGIRNFSESLLNPYMEEDDGDSEENNNESSENVVDSTENNADLAENEDSIVGEMGDISKNTEDTEDNGDSAENIELKENSDKSTKNVAATLKQVEPPKESKTQAKVEYNSMKDKTKDMIEAKDAYNARMEVIRKKREAESDVDISHMLSDIGHEVIDSNSIISIIDSTSLPQPPTPEGPLLHNKVVMLSNSTQMAGPLRFAVDGFASEQQCQDLIDLELSGGVLGDGYMGRVSPHSEHELFQGMTVYLAAKLAEKGKVPPQTAALYYKLSEEARLQVKMYFKLTQELYFDYTHLVCRTTVKGKPVERTDLSHPVHSDNCLLKENGSCLKERPAYTWRDYSAILYLNDEFEGGEFIMTDATARRVKVQVRPKCGRLVSFSAGKECLHGVKPVTKGRRCAMALWFTMDPTHNEEGALLIEPGLIPTNIKSFPLGQAVNQTVIRAGNKS from the exons ATGGCATGCCCTGATGAAGCAGCTAGAGTAAACGCTAATTCATTCATCAACAATTTTGTGCCAAAGGTTTATCATTACCTGCAGTTTGCTTACTACCATG TTGGTAAACATTGGCAAGCAGCACAAGCAGCAAAAAGTTATCTCTTATTCTTCCCAGAAAATGTGTTgatcaaaaataatttaaaccattttgaAAATTCAACCGATGCTAAACCAAAAGAG GACGTTTCACTTTTCCATCGTCGCTTAAAAGTTCAGTCGAAAATACTTCGTCACATTTACCAAAACTTTGGAATTCGTAATTTTTCCGAAAGTCTTTTAAATCCATATATGGAAGAAGATGATGGTGACTCagaagaaaataataatgaatCATCGGAAAATGTTGTTGACTCAACAGAAAATAATGCTGATTTGGCAGAAAATGAAGATAGCATAGTTGGGGAAATGGGTGACATTTCAAAAAATACAGAAGACACTGAGGACAATGGTGATTCAGCAGAAAATATTGAGTTGAAAGAAAATTCTGATAAATCAACCAAAAATGTTGCTGctacattaaaacaagtagAACCACCTAAGGAAAGTAAAA CCCAAGCAAAGGTGGAATATAATTCCATGAAAGATAAAACCAAAGACATGATTGAAGCCAAGGATGCTTACAATGCTAGGATGGAAGTTATAAGGAAGAAAAGAGAGGCGGAG AGCGATGTAGATATCAGTCACATGTTGTCCGACATCGGGCATGAGGTCATAGACTCCAACTCCATCATATCCATAATAGACAGCACATCATTACCCCAACCCCCCACTCCAGAAGGACCCCTGCTTCATAATAAAGTTGTGATGCTAAGCAACTCAACACAGATGGCTGGCCCATTAAGGTTTGCTGTTGATGGGTTTGCATCAGAACAACAATGCCAAGATCTTATTGATCTTGAACTG AGTGGTGGTGTGCTGGGTGATGGATACATGGGAAGGGTATCACCTCATAGTGAACATGAATTGTTTCAAGGGATGACTGTGTACCTTGCTGCTAAG TTAGCGGAGAAAGGCAAAGTTCCTCCCCAAACTGCAGCTCTGTATTATAAGCTTAGTGAAGAAGCTAGACTACAAGTGAAGATGTATTTCAAACTAACACAAGAACTCTACTTTGATTATACACACCTTGTGTGCAGGACAACTGTTAAAGGAAAGCCTG TTGAAAGAACCGACCTCAGTCATCCCGTTCATAGCGACAATTGTTTATTGAAAGAGAACGGCTCATGTTTAAAGGAGAGGCCAGCTTATACATGGAGAGATTACAGCGCCATATTGTATCTTAATGATGAGTTTGAAGGTGGTGAATTTATAATGACAGATGCAACAGCAAGAAGAGTTAAG GTACAAGTTCGGCCTAAGTGTGGTCGTCTTGTTAGTTTCTCTGCTGGTAAAGAATGTCTTCATGGAGTCAAACCTGTTACTAAAGGACGTCGTTGTGCGATGGCTCTCTGGTTCACCATGGACCCCACACATAATGAAGAg gGAGCCTTGTTAATCGAACCTGGTCTAATCCCCACAAACATAAAGTCATTTCCTCTGGGTcaagctgtcaatcaaactgtGATCCGCGCTGGCAATAAATCGTAA
- the leprecan gene encoding leprecan protein isoform X1, producing the protein MACPDEAARVNANSFINNFVPKVYHYLQFAYYHVGKHWQAAQAAKSYLLFFPENVLIKNNLNHFENSTDAKPKEDVSLFHRRLKVQSKILRHIYQNFGIRNFSESLLNPYMEEDDGDSEENNNESSENVVDSTENNADLAENEDSIVGEMGDISKNTEDTEDNGDSAENIELKENSDKSTKNVAATLKQVEPPKESKTQAKVEYNSMKDKTKDMIEAKDAYNARMEVIRKKREAESDVDISHMLSDIGHEVIDSNSIISIIDSTSLPQPPTPEGPLLHNKVVMLSNSTQMAGPLRFAVDGFASEQQCQDLIDLELSGGVLGDGYMGRVSPHSEHELFQGMTVYLAAKLAEKGKVPPQTAALYYKLSEEARLQVKMYFKLTQELYFDYTHLVCRTTVKGKPVERTDLSHPVHSDNCLLKENGSCLKERPAYTWRDYSAILYLNDEFEGGEFIMTDATARRVKVQVRPKCGRLVSFSAGKECLHGVKPVTKGRRCAMALWFTMDPTHNEEDFVISVKEMASRLLVVHLISILCCLCVFGTVQSQGKGRDTARLDKDEVSISDGPGGSCKVIVSSRCCTVDRVVRQVLRVKCECTTGYAAGTTRSQPSCVPDYIKYEGRWCEMDPCLMNETCSLLLSDEGRRLGWECTDGNQVKTTKVTG; encoded by the exons ATGGCATGCCCTGATGAAGCAGCTAGAGTAAACGCTAATTCATTCATCAACAATTTTGTGCCAAAGGTTTATCATTACCTGCAGTTTGCTTACTACCATG TTGGTAAACATTGGCAAGCAGCACAAGCAGCAAAAAGTTATCTCTTATTCTTCCCAGAAAATGTGTTgatcaaaaataatttaaaccattttgaAAATTCAACCGATGCTAAACCAAAAGAG GACGTTTCACTTTTCCATCGTCGCTTAAAAGTTCAGTCGAAAATACTTCGTCACATTTACCAAAACTTTGGAATTCGTAATTTTTCCGAAAGTCTTTTAAATCCATATATGGAAGAAGATGATGGTGACTCagaagaaaataataatgaatCATCGGAAAATGTTGTTGACTCAACAGAAAATAATGCTGATTTGGCAGAAAATGAAGATAGCATAGTTGGGGAAATGGGTGACATTTCAAAAAATACAGAAGACACTGAGGACAATGGTGATTCAGCAGAAAATATTGAGTTGAAAGAAAATTCTGATAAATCAACCAAAAATGTTGCTGctacattaaaacaagtagAACCACCTAAGGAAAGTAAAA CCCAAGCAAAGGTGGAATATAATTCCATGAAAGATAAAACCAAAGACATGATTGAAGCCAAGGATGCTTACAATGCTAGGATGGAAGTTATAAGGAAGAAAAGAGAGGCGGAG AGCGATGTAGATATCAGTCACATGTTGTCCGACATCGGGCATGAGGTCATAGACTCCAACTCCATCATATCCATAATAGACAGCACATCATTACCCCAACCCCCCACTCCAGAAGGACCCCTGCTTCATAATAAAGTTGTGATGCTAAGCAACTCAACACAGATGGCTGGCCCATTAAGGTTTGCTGTTGATGGGTTTGCATCAGAACAACAATGCCAAGATCTTATTGATCTTGAACTG AGTGGTGGTGTGCTGGGTGATGGATACATGGGAAGGGTATCACCTCATAGTGAACATGAATTGTTTCAAGGGATGACTGTGTACCTTGCTGCTAAG TTAGCGGAGAAAGGCAAAGTTCCTCCCCAAACTGCAGCTCTGTATTATAAGCTTAGTGAAGAAGCTAGACTACAAGTGAAGATGTATTTCAAACTAACACAAGAACTCTACTTTGATTATACACACCTTGTGTGCAGGACAACTGTTAAAGGAAAGCCTG TTGAAAGAACCGACCTCAGTCATCCCGTTCATAGCGACAATTGTTTATTGAAAGAGAACGGCTCATGTTTAAAGGAGAGGCCAGCTTATACATGGAGAGATTACAGCGCCATATTGTATCTTAATGATGAGTTTGAAGGTGGTGAATTTATAATGACAGATGCAACAGCAAGAAGAGTTAAG GTACAAGTTCGGCCTAAGTGTGGTCGTCTTGTTAGTTTCTCTGCTGGTAAAGAATGTCTTCATGGAGTCAAACCTGTTACTAAAGGACGTCGTTGTGCGATGGCTCTCTGGTTCACCATGGACCCCACACATAATGAAGAg GATTTTGTAATTTCTGTCAAAGAAATGGCGAGTCGATTGCTGGTCGTTCATCTGATATCAATATTATGTTGCTTGTGTGTGTTTGGAACGGTGCAGTCACAAGGCAAAGGGAGAGACACAGCGCGTCTAG ATAAAGACGAGGTGTCAATATCTGATGGCCCGGGAGGGAGTTGTAAAGTTATTGTGAGCAGCAGATGTTGTACAGTAGATAGAGTAGTGCGACAAGTCCTCCGCGTTAAATGTGAATGTACCACCGGATATGCAGCGGGAACAACTCGATCTCAACCATCGTGCGTGCCAG
- the leprecan gene encoding leprecan protein isoform X3, whose translation MACPDEAARVNANSFINNFVPKVYHYLQFAYYHVGKHWQAAQAAKSYLLFFPENVLIKNNLNHFENSTDAKPKEDVSLFHRRLKVQSKILRHIYQNFGIRNFSESLLNPYMEEDDGDSEENNNESSENVVDSTENNADLAENEDSIVGEMGDISKNTEDTEDNGDSAENIELKENSDKSTKNVAATLKQVEPPKESKTQAKVEYNSMKDKTKDMIEAKDAYNARMEVIRKKREAESDVDISHMLSDIGHEVIDSNSIISIIDSTSLPQPPTPEGPLLHNKVVMLSNSTQMAGPLRFAVDGFASEQQCQDLIDLELSGGVLGDGYMGRVSPHSEHELFQGMTVYLAAKLAEKGKVPPQTAALYYKLSEEARLQVKMYFKLTQELYFDYTHLVCRTTVKGKPVERTDLSHPVHSDNCLLKENGSCLKERPAYTWRDYSAILYLNDEFEGGEFIMTDATARRVKVQVRPKCGRLVSFSAGKECLHGVKPVTKGRRCAMALWFTMDPTHNEEDFVISVKEMASRLLVVHLISILCCLCVFGTVQSQGKGRDTARLDKDEVSISDGPGGSCKVIVSSRCCTVDRVVRQVLRVKCECTTGYAAGTTRSQPSCVPGS comes from the exons ATGGCATGCCCTGATGAAGCAGCTAGAGTAAACGCTAATTCATTCATCAACAATTTTGTGCCAAAGGTTTATCATTACCTGCAGTTTGCTTACTACCATG TTGGTAAACATTGGCAAGCAGCACAAGCAGCAAAAAGTTATCTCTTATTCTTCCCAGAAAATGTGTTgatcaaaaataatttaaaccattttgaAAATTCAACCGATGCTAAACCAAAAGAG GACGTTTCACTTTTCCATCGTCGCTTAAAAGTTCAGTCGAAAATACTTCGTCACATTTACCAAAACTTTGGAATTCGTAATTTTTCCGAAAGTCTTTTAAATCCATATATGGAAGAAGATGATGGTGACTCagaagaaaataataatgaatCATCGGAAAATGTTGTTGACTCAACAGAAAATAATGCTGATTTGGCAGAAAATGAAGATAGCATAGTTGGGGAAATGGGTGACATTTCAAAAAATACAGAAGACACTGAGGACAATGGTGATTCAGCAGAAAATATTGAGTTGAAAGAAAATTCTGATAAATCAACCAAAAATGTTGCTGctacattaaaacaagtagAACCACCTAAGGAAAGTAAAA CCCAAGCAAAGGTGGAATATAATTCCATGAAAGATAAAACCAAAGACATGATTGAAGCCAAGGATGCTTACAATGCTAGGATGGAAGTTATAAGGAAGAAAAGAGAGGCGGAG AGCGATGTAGATATCAGTCACATGTTGTCCGACATCGGGCATGAGGTCATAGACTCCAACTCCATCATATCCATAATAGACAGCACATCATTACCCCAACCCCCCACTCCAGAAGGACCCCTGCTTCATAATAAAGTTGTGATGCTAAGCAACTCAACACAGATGGCTGGCCCATTAAGGTTTGCTGTTGATGGGTTTGCATCAGAACAACAATGCCAAGATCTTATTGATCTTGAACTG AGTGGTGGTGTGCTGGGTGATGGATACATGGGAAGGGTATCACCTCATAGTGAACATGAATTGTTTCAAGGGATGACTGTGTACCTTGCTGCTAAG TTAGCGGAGAAAGGCAAAGTTCCTCCCCAAACTGCAGCTCTGTATTATAAGCTTAGTGAAGAAGCTAGACTACAAGTGAAGATGTATTTCAAACTAACACAAGAACTCTACTTTGATTATACACACCTTGTGTGCAGGACAACTGTTAAAGGAAAGCCTG TTGAAAGAACCGACCTCAGTCATCCCGTTCATAGCGACAATTGTTTATTGAAAGAGAACGGCTCATGTTTAAAGGAGAGGCCAGCTTATACATGGAGAGATTACAGCGCCATATTGTATCTTAATGATGAGTTTGAAGGTGGTGAATTTATAATGACAGATGCAACAGCAAGAAGAGTTAAG GTACAAGTTCGGCCTAAGTGTGGTCGTCTTGTTAGTTTCTCTGCTGGTAAAGAATGTCTTCATGGAGTCAAACCTGTTACTAAAGGACGTCGTTGTGCGATGGCTCTCTGGTTCACCATGGACCCCACACATAATGAAGAg GATTTTGTAATTTCTGTCAAAGAAATGGCGAGTCGATTGCTGGTCGTTCATCTGATATCAATATTATGTTGCTTGTGTGTGTTTGGAACGGTGCAGTCACAAGGCAAAGGGAGAGACACAGCGCGTCTAG ATAAAGACGAGGTGTCAATATCTGATGGCCCGGGAGGGAGTTGTAAAGTTATTGTGAGCAGCAGATGTTGTACAGTAGATAGAGTAGTGCGACAAGTCCTCCGCGTTAAATGTGAATGTACCACCGGATATGCAGCGGGAACAACTCGATCTCAACCATCGTGCGTGCCAG gttcgtga
- the leprecan gene encoding leprecan protein (The RefSeq protein has 4 substitutions, 1 frameshift compared to this genomic sequence) gives MMVTQKKIIYESSENVADSTENNADLAENEDSIVGEMGDISKNTEDTEDNGDSAENIELKENSDKSTKNVAATLKQVEPPKESKTQAKVEYNSMKDKTEDMIEAKDAYNARMEVIRKKREAESDVDISHMSSDIGHEVIDSNSIISIIDSTSLPQPPTPEGPLLHNKVVMLSNSTQMAGPLRFAVDGFASEQQCQDLIDLELSGGVLGDGYMGRVSPHSEHELFQGMTVYLAAKLAEKGKVPPQTAALYYKLSEEARLQVKMYFKLTQELYFDYTHLVCRTTVKGKPVKRTDLSHPVHSDNCLLKENGSCLKERPAYTWRDYSAILYLNDEFEGGEFIMTDATARRVKVQVRPKCGRLVSFSAGKECLHGVKPVTKGRRCAMALWFTMDPTHNEESRQKAEKILKRLLKDEL, from the exons ATGATGGTGACTCagaagaaaataa atgaatCATCGGAAAATGTTGTTGACTCAACAGAAAATAATGCTGATTTGGCAGAAAATGAAGATAGCATAGTTGGGGAAATGGGTGACATTTCAAAAAATACAGAAGACACTGAGGACAATGGTGATTCAGCAGAAAATATTGAGTTGAAAGAAAATTCTGATAAATCAACCAAAAATGTTGCTGctacattaaaacaagtagAACCACCTAAGGAAAGTAAAA CCCAAGCAAAGGTGGAATATAATTCCATGAAAGATAAAACCAAAGACATGATTGAAGCCAAGGATGCTTACAATGCTAGGATGGAAGTTATAAGGAAGAAAAGAGAGGCGGAG AGCGATGTAGATATCAGTCACATGTTGTCCGACATCGGGCATGAGGTCATAGACTCCAACTCCATCATATCCATAATAGACAGCACATCATTACCCCAACCCCCCACTCCAGAAGGACCCCTGCTTCATAATAAAGTTGTGATGCTAAGCAACTCAACACAGATGGCTGGCCCATTAAGGTTTGCTGTTGATGGGTTTGCATCAGAACAACAATGCCAAGATCTTATTGATCTTGAACTG AGTGGTGGTGTGCTGGGTGATGGATACATGGGAAGGGTATCACCTCATAGTGAACATGAATTGTTTCAAGGGATGACTGTGTACCTTGCTGCTAAG TTAGCGGAGAAAGGCAAAGTTCCTCCCCAAACTGCAGCTCTGTATTATAAGCTTAGTGAAGAAGCTAGACTACAAGTGAAGATGTATTTCAAACTAACACAAGAACTCTACTTTGATTATACACACCTTGTGTGCAGGACAACTGTTAAAGGAAAGCCTG TTGAAAGAACCGACCTCAGTCATCCCGTTCATAGCGACAATTGTTTATTGAAAGAGAACGGCTCATGTTTAAAGGAGAGGCCAGCTTATACATGGAGAGATTACAGCGCCATATTGTATCTTAATGATGAGTTTGAAGGTGGTGAATTTATAATGACAGATGCAACAGCAAGAAGAGTTAAG GTACAAGTTCGGCCTAAGTGTGGTCGTCTTGTTAGTTTCTCTGCTGGTAAAGAATGTCTTCATGGAGTCAAACCTGTTACTAAAGGACGTCGTTGTGCGATGGCTCTCTGGTTCACCATGGACCCCACACATAATGAAGAg tCGCGACAAAAAGCGGAAAAGATTTTGAAACGTCTTCTAAAAGATGAGTTATGA